One Anopheles marshallii chromosome 3, idAnoMarsDA_429_01, whole genome shotgun sequence genomic region harbors:
- the LOC128714142 gene encoding uncharacterized protein LOC128714142 produces MLSKGQTLFLVVFAVAALGSAVVEGAAFNRAPRQLSSLLTLSGESNARIENGTIICDTLTCPPESFKCVIVKNSTKDDVNKIQVTRECLDPAGKATAKSVTTEQSSFPGQQFESYAEIDKNGNIASFDNRGNTYNHSGTGDIHSYLYEQIEDLHKAILDQLTNAGNPFTAQ; encoded by the exons ATGTTGTCCAAAGGCCAGACCCTGTTTTTGGTAgtgtttgctgttgcagctCTCGGTAGTGCGGTCGTCGAAGGTGCCGCATTCAATCGAGCACCACGGCAGCTGAGCAGTCTACTAACGTTAAGCGGCGAATCGAATGCTAGAATAGAAAATG gtaccaTCATTTGTGACACGCTCACATGCCCACCGGAATCGTTCAAGTGCGTGATCGTCAAAAACTCAACCAAGGACGACGTGAACAAGATTCAAGTGACGCGCGAATGCCTTGATCCGGCCGGCAAGGCGACGGCCAAATCGGTCACCACCGAACAGTCCAGCTTCCCGGGTCAGCAGTTCGAAAGCTACGCCGAAATCGATAAGAATGGCAACATTGCATCGTTCGACAATCGGGGCAACACGTACAACCACTCCGGTACCGGTGACATTCACTCCTATCTGTACGAGCAGATAGAGGACCTGCACAAGGCGATACTGGATCAGCTGACCAATGCCGGCAATCCCTTTACGGCGCAGTGA